In Pan troglodytes isolate AG18354 chromosome 20, NHGRI_mPanTro3-v2.0_pri, whole genome shotgun sequence, the genomic window GCCCACCTCCCTGCGACCGCTTGCCGCCCCACCCGTCCCCGCGCCGTTACCTGAAGGAGCGGGCAAGGGGACTCAAACTGCTCGGGGAGCCCGAGCTCAGACCTGCCCACTGGCTGAGGGTATCCGGCGGACGCGGCAAGCCAGGGCCCCGATTACCCAGTAATGCAACCAGCAAAATGGCGACCACAACAAACCGGCCCCCCCACGCCCTGGACTCCGcccccatccctccctctccGCTCCCCTCACGTGACCCACACTGACACTCCGCCTGCGCGAGATGGCCGCTTACCTGCACGCATGCGCAGCGAGCTACCAATCCCACCCAAGAACCGAAATACCGGCTGCCGCTGCGCAAAAGGCAGCTAGAAACGGAGCATGCGCTCTGTGACCGAGTGAGAATTTACCCAACCCCGCAAAATTGACCAAGGGTGCGTGCTCCCTGTGTCAGCAGGTCAAGGGGAGGAATGAGCAGCAGACATGGGAGACGGATGAGTCTTTTAATAGAAAAACACACGTGCAACAGTATCAACACACATCTCTCGCAATCCTGACAGCGCTGAACTTCAGTTCTTCACCTTGGGGGGTGGCCTGTGAGAGGAAGATAGGTGATGAAGGAGGGTCCCCAGGATCATGGCACTCGGGGTGCAAGGGACAGAGATGTCTGTCTTGGTGTATTGCTGGGCCCCTGCTCACCTGTACACTCCCACGACCACGGCATGGTCTCTTTCGTATGGCTCAAGGGTCAACTGCTCCTGCGGCTTCATGTTCTCCTGTTGCATCTTTTTCACTTCGGAGGCAAACACGGCCTCGGCTGAGGCTGTGGAGTCAATGCAGTTGGCCTAAAGAGGAGAAAGGACTAATGTCTACAACAGGGCTTTGGGCTGTTTTTCTATTGTGTGCTCTTTAAACCAGATGTTTTCATTATTAATTCAAGTAAAACTCAGTGCTATGGTTCTagtgtgtcccccaaagttcatgtgttggaaacttaacccTTAAATGCAAgagttgagaggtgggacctttgagaGATGATtcaggtcatgagggctctgccttcctgAATAGAGTAATGCTATTATCACAAGAGTGAGTTGCTGATTAAAAGGATGATTATGCCCCCTTTCTATCTTGCTCTCAACCTTCTGCCAATGGAtgacagcaagaaggccctcgccAGATTCAGACCTccaatcttggactttccagcctttgGAACTGGGAGCCAAATAAATTTccattcattataaattacccagtctaaggctgggcgtggtggctcatgcctgtaatcccagcactttgggaggccaaggtgggtcaaTCACgaaatcaggagattgagaccatcctggtcaacacggtgaaaccctatctctactaaaaatacaaaaattggtcgggtgtggtggcgcacacctgtagtcccagctactcgggaagctgacgcaggagaatcgcttgaacccgggaagtggaggttgcagtgagccgagatcgtaccactgcactccaacctggtgacagagtaagactccatctcaaaaaataaaaataaaaataaaaataaataaattacccagtctatagCATTCTGTGATAGCTGCATAAAATGGGCTAAGACACTCGGGTTTAGGAAATGTGATAAAAGGCTTAATGAaagtttttggctgggtgcagtggctcgtgcctgtaatcctagcactttgggaggctgagacaggcagattgcctgagctcaggagctccagagcagcctgagcaacatggcaaaaccccggccgcactaaaaatataaaagttagccaggtgtggtggcacacgcctgtagtcccagctacttaggaggctgaggcagaagaattgcttgaacctgggaggcagaggttgcagtgagctgagattgcaccacttcacgccagccttggtgacagagcgagactctgtctcaaattaaaaaaaaaaaaaaagtttttagttttgttttggatTTGAAGCAGGAAGCCTTAAACAGTCCTATTTATCTAAAAGCCAGTGCTTAAATTTTATACCCAGGAATTGTTTGGCTTATTTCTACTCCCTCTtctttaataatagtaataatgcagttgagaataataaaacaaatgtagCAAAAGGCTAACAAATGGTGAACCTTGTGAAGGGTGCATGGGAGAGTtctccattatttccaaataaaaatgttGTGAAAGATGCACCTAGCTTTTATCTAGTATCTATTCTATGCCAGGATCTTTTCTAAACACTTCATATTATATTGActaatttgatcctgtcatctaCCCTGAAAAAGACTAGACTAATATTTCTATTTcataagtgaggaaactgaggcatataggttaagtaacttgctcagtcACACAGCAGGCTGGGATTAAACTCAGATGGTCAGACTCAATTTTGCACTTGACCGCTGCACTCTCCTGCCTCTTTAAATCCAAAGCTATAGTTTTGCAGACTTGGCCCCTCTGTTTTGGGTGGCTATTTGACAGATACAGATAGAGAAGATACCTCCCTAGAACACTGCCACCCCATCTTAGACTCTTCCAAACCCCGCACCTTAATGGAAATCACAAAGTGTCCTCCATTACGCAGGAAGGTGTGGGCATTCAGGGCCACAATCCGGGTCTGGTCTGGCTGGGCCACATCAGCAAAGATCACATCCACCATTGCTAAGGAGAAAGGAGCAGCAGTTAAAACTTGGAGTCACAGGGATCACCCCAGATCCTCCCATGGGGCCTATGCCCATCACCAGCAGGTTCCTGGGAgattctccctgcctccagtTTCACTCCCCACCTCCACTGGTCCCCCTCCCTCCAGTGTCCCAAGATGAGTCCAAAACCCACAGTCACATCATTCATCCACTCTTTTTGTAAACCATGGTTGCCACCTACTCTGTGGCCAGCCCTGGGCCGGGCGTGGGGGACATAGAGACGAGTCAGACCCGGACCCTGCCCTCGAGACGCTCCCAGGTCTGGTGGGGAGATAGACACGTCATCAAAAAGACAAGTAAGAGTGAGTGAGCACTTATAGGCAAGAGTGTCCACAGGACTGTGAAATGAAAACAAGTTGCAGAACAAAGGGGATGGTATGAGtgcatgggaaaaataaaatacagaaagaaaaaggagcagaatgaaaaataatgtttttaagccAGTGtgacttttcaaaaaatgaaaaggtgGTATAATGAAAACTGATTATTTAAAACCTGGGAAAAGCAGACATCAAATTGTTCTCATCAGTTACTTCTGGCGGTGGTTTATAAGGCTTTTCAACTTTTATATTATATctttgaatgtttttttaaacaaagtaatTAATATTCACAGTGGGCCCCTCCAGATCAAGCCATGCTTAGTTTTCTGGGATATGCTCTCACCAGACAATGATTAGGACCCCCAAAAGGAGGCTTTTTATGGAGGGGTAGTGTAATAAATACAAGAGGCAGGAAGTACAAGAGACCTAGGAGATGGGGAGGAGACTGAAGGAGAAGAGGTTGGCCCTCCAAGGGTGGCTTCCAAGACTCTGAAGCCAAGCTGCCACCTCCACAACCTCACCTAACTCCCCTTACCCCTTTCTATTCCTGCAGACTCAAGAGGTCTGCTCATCCACTCCAACTCCATCCGAATCAGAGATCCACTggcttcttccaggaagcctgcAGTGGCCTGTCCTACCCCACCGGGGCCACCCCCAGACCCCTCACCGATGAGCATGCGGTATTTGTGTGGGTGTCGAGCATCCTCGATCACAGGAATGATGTTGGTCCTCTTCTTGGCCAAGTTAATGAGGTCACGGCCAGAGCGGTGGGAGAACTCGACTGCATAGACTAGACCatcctaaaataaattaaaaattaatgaacagTGATGCTAGTTCTCATGCATGGAGTGCCTACTTTAGGCCCATACACTATACACAGCATCTCTTCCAACCCCCAAATCAAAACCCTACCATCTAATGACTATTGTTATCATGTCCATTTTTCACATGAATAAACTGAGGTCCAGACATAAAGTCACTGGCCAAGAGTTATTCAGCAAGTAGCAAAAGTACCCAATCCCATCTGCCTGAGAGCCCAGGTTCCCAACAGAGGCTTAAAACCAGGAAGCCAAGGCACAGAGATGATGTAACAATGGGCCAACCACTGCTCTAAGCACCTTTCagaaattaactcatttaatcttcacaagtcTATGTTCCAGACAGGTAAACTGAGGCTTGGATGGGTTAGGTAACTTGCCTGATTAAAGcctgaggtgttttttttttttttttttttttttttgagtctcactctgttgcccaggatggagtgcagttgtgcgatctcagcttagtgcaacgtccgcctcctgggttcaagcaattctcctgtctcagcctcccgagtaggtgggactacaggcacacgtcaccacacccagctaatttttgtatttttaagtagagatggggttttaccatattggtcaggctggtctcgaactcctgacctcaggtgatccacctgcctcggcctcccaaagtgttgagattaaaggcatgagccacctcgtctGGCCAAAGCCTGAGGTTTTAAGGCACTACACTTAACAGCTTATAAACACATAAAGTAACAAAGGGTAACAGAGTGGGACACGTGGGTGCCAGGGGCCCTCTAAATGGGAAGCCTGTACAGGCTCAGAAACCATGAAGATCTCCTGGTTCTTTCTAAAGAAACCAGAAGAGCAGGTTTTAGcagcataaaattttaaagaggcCCATCAAATCAAATAGTCTGGTATCTATACTCCCAGCTGTCTCTCTAAGGTTGGTCACCCCACACCCACATCTCTTCCCTTGAGGCCAAGAACCCAGGAGTGAGGTTGAATGACATTATCTGGTTCAAGCCACTCCTTTTACTCACAGGCACGGTGACAGAAAAGGGCCTGGCCCTAAGTCACACAGCACAGGCAAGCAGTCAAACCCTGATATTCCAGGTTGGCAGAAGGGAGGCAGCCTTTACCTCCTGCCTGACTCTCCATCTACTCACTCACCGGACCAACGATGTCAGAGACATGGGAGACCGTGGTGCCCGAGGCAGCCCCGAGGTAGAGAACCTTAGCCCCCGGTTTGATGTGGATCTGGTCCACACCACCCAGGATTGCTGCTGCTAGCTTGGAGCGGAAGGGGTTCCAGGCTCGGTACTCAATTTTGTCATCTCCTTCCTGGATGAGAGATGGGGACGGAAGTCAGTGCTAGGCTCTTCTGCAGGACCTCACTGCCTTTAACCCTAGGAGCCTTGAAAGGAACTGGGCTGTCCTATCACTGCACAAGAACTCAACATGAGTAAAGAGCAGTGACCATGCACATGCAGTCACTGCCCTCTCATGGAGGTGACTGACCCAAAGGGCAGCAAAAGAGAATAAACACAAACAGTAACAGTAAAACCAGCACTTGTTCAACAAACATGCACTGTGccagcacctactgtgtgccagaccctGCTCTAGGCGCTGGGGATACAAAACAAGGATCCCTGCCCAGAAGGTGTAAGTATTCACCGAACTAACTAAATACAACATGGCATATGAGATGGTGACAGGTGTTAAGGAGAGAAGACAAAGCCAGGAGAGAAGATACGAAGTTTGGGAAGCAGGGCAAGGAGCAGGTGAAAATGGGAAAAGGGGCCAGGGAGGGGCTGAAAGGCAGATTCCAAATCAGACCTGAAGGAGGCAAGGGGCCATTCAAGTTATCTGAGGAAGGACATTCCCAAGGCAGGCACACCCTGGCCTCAAAGAAAATGACACAGGATAACAGGACAGGGGAGGGCGGTGAGGGATGCCTTGACCCGCAGAGTGGTGTGACGCAGCCTGGAGAAGCAGATGATAAGGACGCAGCCTCCCACAGAGCTGGGAGTGGGAACAGCAaggccagggtggctggaggACACTTGGTCAGAGAGTTAGTGAAGGAGACAAAGccagggggcagggagggggaacTGGAATGCACAGGGTCTTGGAGGCCTGAGTGAAGACTCAGGAGTCTAACTGGAAGGCAGTGGGGAGTCACAGAAGGCGGATGAGGGAGTAGACAGTGTGGTTTACATATTATGACAATCCTCCAGCTGTCACGTGCAGGACACATGGTGAGGGCAGACACAGACTACTGGCTACACCCTCAGCTGCGACCCTGGTGGCTTGGACAGGGGCCCAGTTCTCACCGAAATCGAGACTCTCTTCTCTCCATAAACTGATTCCCCAGGGACCAGGTTCTTGGTGACCAGTGCATCTTCCTTTCCTCGACAAATGAAGACACCTGGGTGAGGGGATCAGAGCAGGGGTGAGGACCCCCAGCCTCTCCCTGCCCCGAAGCTCAGCCGGCTCCCTGCCTTCCTCACTCACCCTCATGCCGATGCGGCTCCACCATCACATTCTTCCCCGACtggtttcctctttttcctccccGACCACGACCCCGGTTGCCACCAGAATGGAAGCCTCCACCTATAAAGGAGAGGTACAACAGGAGAGAAAGATCCTGAATCTCCGCCCTCCCCGCTCCCCGCCTCAGGAAGGCCTCCTCTGTAACCCCTAGCCAATCttaccacctcttcctcctcctccaccgccgccgccgcctccacctcctcctcgtCCACGACCTCTAAAGCCTCCGCCTCGACCTCGGCCCCCGCCAAAGCCCCCTCGGCCTCCACGACCACCACGGTCACCAAAGCCCCCTCGGCCGCCAAAGCCACCCCCACGGGGACTGAATCCTGTGGGGGAAACAAAACAGGAGTCAGGGCAATGAAGCTTAAAAGGTTAAACCACCTTGTACCCAGCAATACCTCTCAGGTGAGAAACCTGAAATACATGTGCCCGTGTACAGCAGGACACATTTCCAAGAAtgtccacagcaaaagaaaagtgaagactaacccaaatgtccatcaatagaatgggcaaataaaatagaagacaTTCACAATCAAGATCATGAAAATGACCTTCAATTATACACAACAGactaataaatgttaaaatcataataattttttttgcttagtgctttttttttgagacagagtcttgctgtgccgcccaggttggagagcaatggcacaatcacagctcaccgcagcctcgaactcctgggctcaagcaattctcctgcctcggtctctgaAGTagctagattacaggtgtgtgccactactcCCATagtgtagagatgggggtctcactatgttgcccaggctagtctccagctcctggctcaagtgatcctcctgccttggcctcctgaagtgctgggattacaggtgtcaggcaccacacccagccacaatcATACTGCCCAAGAAAAGGAGCAAGGGAATGAGAAATGTAAAACTCATGATATTGGTGAATGGGAAGGAGATATTAATATGGGGTTGGGATAGGGGAGGAGTACATGAATAGATGTAGGTTACTGTTAATATCCTGGTTTCCTTGGTTGCATAGCAGATTCACAGAATTCATTCCATGTCAATATTAATTACTGTGAAGAGTGAGCCCTGCATACGAGCACATGCTGTGACAATAGGGCCCCCTAGACTCTGCAAACGTCTTCATACTCTCCCACTCCTGACCTTGGAGCTGGAAGAAAAGTGTCAACCCCAGCCCCAAAACAGAGGGGAATACAGGATGATGTCAGCCCTAACTCATCTCCCTGCTTCCAAGCTTAAAGAAGTCCCTCTCAGCTCaggggaaaaacaagaaaaagcagaaCAAACTGTCATTTAAGGATAGGCTGCACTTTACAAGTAGTTTGCGACTTGTCAGTAAGATCGAAATGTTTAAGAAATAACAGACTCAGACAGGCTTTATTCTTACCAGTTCAGGACAGCAAACACCATTAGCACAAAACAACGTTTAAAACAGAACTCTGGTGCTAACAGATTCAATATTTTCTCTGATTTGGTTTCAAAAACTCAGAAGTACTAAATcacacaagttaaaaaaaaatagttggaaaaCTAGTGGTTTAAAATTATCTCACATTCTCACATGATGTAATCTATTCAATCataagcttgctttttttttctttgagacggagtctcactctgtcacccaggctggagtgcagtgacgcgatctcggctcactgcaagctccacctcccaggttcacgcctttctcctgcctcagcctccccagtagctgggactacaggcgcccaccaccatgtccggctaatttttttgtatttttagtagagacggggtttcaccgtgttagccaggatggtctcaatctcctgacctcttgatccgcccgcctcagcctcccaaagtgctgggattacaggcgtgagccagcgcgcccggcctTGCTcatgttttttgtaaagatacaTTATGATCTTGTCCTACGAACCCTTCATGCACCTTAATGgtattaaagataaaaaatgtgTCTTTTAACAGCCATTcctaatttaatctttaaaaatgaacGGTTTCATTTTCAAAACTCCCAAACAACCAAAAGTTGTTTACTTTTAATCTTCTACTCCCTCTACAGTCCACTTTTCACACAGCAGCTAATacatgctatttttaaaacagcaaGTAAGATCTCATCATGCCCTTGCCCAAATCTCTCCAGTGGTTTTCCACCAcatccaa contains:
- the FBL gene encoding rRNA 2'-O-methyltransferase fibrillarin isoform X2 is translated as MKPGFSPRGGGFGGRGGFGDRGGRGGRGGFGGGRGRGGGFRGRGRGGGGGGGGGGGGGRGGGFHSGGNRGRGRGGKRGNQSGKNVMVEPHRHEGVFICRGKEDALVTKNLVPGESVYGEKRVSISEGDDKIEYRAWNPFRSKLAAAILGGVDQIHIKPGAKVLYLGAASGTTVSHVSDIVGPDGLVYAVEFSHRSGRDLINLAKKRTNIIPVIEDARHPHKYRMLIAMVDVIFADVAQPDQTRIVALNAHTFLRNGGHFVISIKANCIDSTASAEAVFASEVKKMQQENMKPQEQLTLEPYERDHAVVVGVYRPPPKVKN
- the FBL gene encoding rRNA 2'-O-methyltransferase fibrillarin isoform X1; amino-acid sequence: MKPGFSPRGGGFGGRGGFGDRGGRGGRGGFGGGRGRGGGFRGRGRGGGGGGGGGGGGGRGGGGFHSGGNRGRGRGGKRGNQSGKNVMVEPHRHEGVFICRGKEDALVTKNLVPGESVYGEKRVSISEGDDKIEYRAWNPFRSKLAAAILGGVDQIHIKPGAKVLYLGAASGTTVSHVSDIVGPDGLVYAVEFSHRSGRDLINLAKKRTNIIPVIEDARHPHKYRMLIAMVDVIFADVAQPDQTRIVALNAHTFLRNGGHFVISIKANCIDSTASAEAVFASEVKKMQQENMKPQEQLTLEPYERDHAVVVGVYRPPPKVKN